A region from the Flavobacteriales bacterium genome encodes:
- a CDS encoding dihydroorotase — translation MKDLLLRNVTVIDPGGDQHEAGTDILISGKTIARIGKRLQKGSAKELSIEGLHVSPGWVDLRAHFREPGEEWKQGILNGLDAAAAGGFTSVAVLPSTSPVLDQRSGIEFLLRKAGGHAVSLLPLGAITKGLKGEQLAELYDLQQAGAVAFSDDQHPVRNSRLMLLALQYCRNFNGLVMSFAADHDLTAGTMMHEGPMSVRLGMRGQPPVAEAMAVQRDLSLLEYTGGRLHIATISTAESVALIRAAKAKKLKVTCSVAAHHLLLDDGCLRGFDSNYKVVPPLRDSEHIDALREGVKDGTIDAIVSDHRPEDVEHKKLEFAHAAPGIIGLETAFATANTVLKGRMTLNRIVERFANGPRAVLGLPAVHIAEGSEANLTLFNPNEDWTFASSDIVSRAQNTPFIGQRFVGRPLGIVANGKAVLSAALTAVA, via the coding sequence ATGAAGGACCTCCTCCTGCGCAACGTCACAGTGATCGACCCCGGTGGCGATCAGCACGAAGCAGGAACCGACATTCTGATCAGCGGAAAGACGATCGCCCGCATCGGCAAGCGCTTGCAGAAGGGCAGCGCCAAGGAACTTTCCATTGAAGGTCTGCACGTGAGCCCCGGTTGGGTGGACCTGCGCGCGCACTTCCGCGAGCCTGGCGAAGAGTGGAAACAAGGCATCCTGAACGGCTTGGATGCGGCAGCGGCCGGCGGGTTCACCAGCGTTGCCGTGCTGCCGAGCACCTCACCCGTGCTGGACCAGCGCTCGGGCATCGAATTCCTGCTGCGCAAGGCGGGGGGGCATGCCGTAAGTCTGTTGCCGCTGGGTGCTATCACCAAAGGACTCAAGGGCGAACAACTCGCTGAGCTGTACGACCTGCAACAAGCTGGGGCCGTGGCCTTCAGCGACGACCAGCATCCCGTGCGCAACAGCCGCTTGATGCTGCTGGCCCTGCAATACTGCCGCAACTTCAACGGGTTGGTGATGTCCTTCGCCGCGGATCACGACCTCACCGCGGGCACCATGATGCACGAAGGGCCCATGAGCGTGCGCCTCGGTATGCGCGGGCAGCCGCCCGTGGCCGAAGCCATGGCCGTGCAGCGCGACCTGTCGCTGTTGGAATACACCGGTGGCCGCTTGCACATCGCCACCATCAGCACGGCGGAAAGCGTGGCGCTCATCCGCGCTGCGAAAGCGAAGAAGTTGAAAGTGACCTGCTCCGTGGCCGCCCACCACCTCCTCTTGGACGATGGCTGCCTGCGCGGCTTCGACAGCAACTACAAGGTGGTGCCCCCACTGCGCGATAGCGAGCACATCGACGCCCTGCGCGAAGGCGTGAAGGACGGCACCATCGATGCCATCGTCAGTGACCACCGGCCCGAGGATGTGGAGCATAAGAAGCTCGAGTTCGCGCACGCGGCGCCGGGCATCATCGGTCTGGAGACCGCCTTCGCCACGGCCAACACCGTGCTCAAAGGCCGCATGACATTGAACCGCATCGTGGAGCGTTTCGCCAACGGACCACGCGCCGTGCTGGGCCTTCCCGCCGTGCACATCGCCGAAGGCTCCGAAGCCAACCTCACGCTCTTCAACCCCAATGAGGACTGGACGTTCGCCAGCAGCGACATCGTGAGCCGGGCGCAGAACACGCCCTTCATTGGACAGCGTTTCGTGGGCCGCCCACTGGGCATCGTGGCCAACGGCAAGGCCGTGCTCAGCGCCGCCTTGACTGCTGTGGCCTAA
- a CDS encoding VCBS repeat-containing protein, with amino-acid sequence MRSLRPTTLTAAFTFLILSSASAQFGPEQSMYVEGPETVDLVDLDQDGDKDLLIGSRGGILYYENIDGLGTWAPVVTIGTGTESRAHVTDFDGNGNLDILASRELNGGVVWFQNLGNLGWSLAYDVVPNATALDLGSADLDGDGDLDPFFVLAINQLAWCENTDGQGTMSMPVAITPVYNNAKVQALDVDDDNDLDLVWSVRIPEEMGWCQNMGSSFSSAQPMSTDRKGRLTDVDGDGRADLVSSSTLAGSLDWQRGITGQLAFDPMSNVGLGISADQVLVMDLDNDGDRDVAVANDATDEIGWYENIDGQGTFGTLQVVAYGVDNAHVIVGGDINGDGDPEFFAGSAAQNRVVWYDNLEYAQLMIGGRVFHDHNADGQFNGNDYGIYNARVDLSDGRTTYTNHSGMYWLSASPGNYSVTVWQPAQWTLTSNGNLAAFVSSPNGSAMERDFGMQPNTALNEFNTFVTSGPITCSQTLPYFLHATNTGNQMRDLRMTFQLDAISSFNSADPMPTSINGNTLIWDVAAVQPSHMRQVEVRVNTADASFLGTLMNDVITAEARQNGQVLFTTDYAYHPMLMCAYDPNDKQVLPTGTGAQHLTPMESTLDYTVRFMNTGNMAATDVVIVDQLDANLDPSTLHIVGSSHAVHVVLEANGIVRFEHLGINLPDSGSNYVGSQGYVRFTIRPLSALAEGTVVENTAEIYFDNNPAIVTNTVFNTYTNGVTAVNDVDVDGEASISVRPNPAFDMATIHIGSAFVGRVTIDVYNEAGQKVIRLVRLSNTLILHREDMPAGIYYLHATDEVGRQATTRLVWGQ; translated from the coding sequence ATGCGTTCCCTGCGCCCCACTACCCTCACCGCCGCCTTCACCTTCCTGATCCTGAGCAGCGCCTCCGCGCAGTTCGGACCCGAGCAATCGATGTATGTGGAAGGCCCCGAAACCGTTGACCTGGTGGACTTGGACCAGGACGGCGACAAGGACCTGCTCATCGGCAGCCGTGGCGGCATCCTCTACTACGAGAACATCGACGGGTTGGGCACCTGGGCCCCGGTGGTGACCATCGGCACCGGCACCGAAAGCCGCGCACACGTCACCGACTTCGACGGCAACGGCAACCTGGACATTCTCGCCTCCCGCGAATTGAACGGTGGGGTGGTGTGGTTCCAGAACCTCGGCAACCTGGGTTGGAGCTTGGCCTACGATGTGGTCCCCAACGCCACCGCCCTCGACCTCGGCAGCGCCGACCTGGACGGCGACGGCGACCTGGACCCCTTCTTCGTGCTGGCGATCAACCAACTGGCGTGGTGCGAGAACACCGACGGTCAAGGCACCATGAGCATGCCCGTGGCCATCACCCCGGTTTACAACAACGCCAAAGTGCAAGCCTTGGACGTGGACGACGACAACGATCTGGACCTCGTGTGGAGCGTGCGCATCCCTGAAGAGATGGGTTGGTGCCAGAACATGGGCAGTTCGTTCAGCAGTGCGCAACCCATGAGCACGGATCGCAAGGGCCGCCTCACCGATGTGGACGGCGATGGCCGGGCCGACCTGGTTTCCTCCTCGACACTTGCTGGCAGCCTGGACTGGCAGCGCGGCATAACCGGACAACTCGCCTTTGATCCCATGAGCAACGTGGGCCTTGGCATCAGCGCCGACCAAGTGCTGGTGATGGACCTGGACAACGACGGCGATCGCGATGTGGCCGTGGCCAACGACGCCACGGACGAGATCGGCTGGTACGAGAATATCGACGGCCAAGGCACCTTCGGTACCCTGCAAGTGGTGGCCTATGGCGTGGACAATGCCCACGTGATCGTGGGCGGCGACATCAACGGCGATGGCGACCCCGAGTTCTTCGCCGGATCGGCCGCGCAGAACCGCGTGGTGTGGTACGACAACCTGGAATACGCGCAACTGATGATCGGTGGCCGCGTGTTCCATGATCACAACGCCGATGGCCAGTTCAACGGCAACGACTACGGCATCTACAATGCGCGCGTGGACCTGAGCGACGGTCGCACCACCTACACCAACCACAGCGGTATGTACTGGTTAAGTGCCAGCCCCGGCAACTACTCGGTCACCGTGTGGCAACCCGCCCAGTGGACCCTGACCAGCAACGGCAACCTGGCCGCCTTCGTGTCCTCGCCGAACGGATCGGCCATGGAGCGCGACTTCGGCATGCAGCCCAATACCGCCCTGAACGAGTTCAACACGTTCGTGACCAGCGGCCCCATCACCTGCAGCCAGACACTGCCGTACTTCCTGCACGCCACCAACACCGGCAACCAGATGCGCGACCTGCGCATGACCTTCCAGCTGGATGCCATCAGCAGCTTCAACAGCGCCGACCCGATGCCCACCAGCATCAACGGCAATACGCTCATCTGGGATGTCGCCGCGGTGCAGCCCAGCCATATGCGCCAGGTGGAAGTGCGCGTGAACACCGCCGACGCCAGCTTCCTGGGCACGTTGATGAACGATGTGATCACCGCCGAGGCCCGCCAGAACGGCCAGGTGCTCTTCACCACGGACTACGCGTACCACCCGATGCTCATGTGCGCCTATGATCCCAACGACAAGCAGGTATTGCCCACCGGCACCGGCGCGCAGCACTTGACGCCCATGGAAAGCACGCTGGACTACACCGTGCGCTTCATGAACACCGGCAACATGGCCGCCACCGACGTGGTGATCGTGGACCAGCTCGACGCCAACCTCGACCCCTCGACCCTGCACATTGTCGGCAGCAGCCACGCCGTGCACGTGGTGCTGGAGGCGAACGGCATTGTGCGCTTCGAGCACCTTGGCATCAACCTGCCCGACAGCGGCAGCAACTACGTGGGCAGCCAGGGCTACGTGCGCTTCACCATCCGTCCGCTCAGCGCGTTGGCCGAGGGCACCGTGGTGGAGAACACCGCCGAGATCTACTTCGATAACAACCCCGCCATCGTAACCAACACGGTGTTCAACACCTACACCAATGGCGTAACCGCCGTGAACGACGTTGACGTGGACGGCGAGGCCAGCATCAGCGTGCGCCCCAACCCGGCGTTCGACATGGCCACGATCCACATCGGCTCGGCCTTCGTCGGCCGCGTTACCATCGATGTGTACAACGAGGCAGGGCAGAAGGTGATCCGTCTGGTGCGCCTCTCCAACACGCTCATCCTGCACCGCGAGGACATGCCCGCCGGCATCTACTACCTGCACGCCACCGACGAGGTCGGCCGCCAGGCTACGACGCGACTGGTCTGGGGGCAGTAG
- a CDS encoding BatA domain-containing protein: MAFLYPSFLWALTALAIPIAIHLFQLRRFKRIDFPNVRFLQAVSQQTRARKKVQHWLVLLARCLALACLVLAFAQPYVPATGSTDPTGKQAVSIHLDDSWSMDATNENSRLLDQARKAAQDAVLAYDATTEFQVVTTRATGRQQLLIGRDEALDAVGQVQAGPFSRPLSKVLARQREALARSEAPRKRALVFTDLQRTTTDPENWTDDPMVRTVLVPLPGSDQANLSVDSAWFETPVRRTGQPEALHVRIRNYGERALVDVPLRLSVNGKQRALASFAVEADTHVDTVLRFTSDQAGPQWGTVSISDQPVTFDDELFLAWTVAPAINVLLIGGADAVSDEAITSVFSADSAFRLTSAALHDVRPEQVKTADLILVNALTEAPSGVAQVVADRVRQGASLALFPNAEDGSLLNNLLAPLMAGSFGARDTASVKVDAIDLRQPFYRDVFSDIPANVDLPVVRTRYRLSTPAGSDALLRLQDGKPFLVMVTSGRGSVYLGAAPLAESGGTFTRHALFVTSLLRMAELSRPMGGLYHTIGRDGEAVLDIVPQGDVVPHLIGPDGVDRVPALRRAGISPALLLDNEDLPTGSHTVVLGTDTVQRIALNASRGESDLGAWTIDELKSVLQQRGLTTFEVLDAEGEGLSVSLTALDHGTKYWTWFVVLALIFLILEVALLRLLK, encoded by the coding sequence ATGGCCTTTCTCTACCCTTCGTTCCTCTGGGCGCTCACGGCGCTGGCCATTCCAATCGCCATCCACCTCTTCCAGTTGCGCCGCTTCAAGCGGATCGACTTCCCCAACGTGCGCTTTCTACAGGCTGTCAGCCAGCAGACCCGCGCCCGGAAGAAGGTGCAGCACTGGCTGGTGCTCTTGGCCCGGTGCCTGGCCCTCGCCTGCTTGGTGCTCGCCTTCGCCCAGCCCTACGTGCCTGCAACGGGTTCCACCGACCCAACCGGGAAGCAGGCCGTCAGCATCCACCTCGACGACAGCTGGAGCATGGATGCCACCAACGAGAACAGCCGCTTGTTGGACCAAGCCCGGAAGGCAGCGCAGGATGCCGTACTGGCCTACGACGCCACCACCGAATTCCAAGTGGTCACCACGCGTGCAACCGGTCGACAACAATTGCTCATCGGCAGGGATGAAGCCCTTGATGCTGTGGGACAAGTGCAAGCAGGACCGTTCAGCCGACCGCTGAGTAAAGTGCTGGCCCGGCAGCGGGAGGCACTGGCACGCAGTGAGGCGCCCCGCAAGCGCGCTTTGGTCTTCACCGACCTGCAACGCACCACCACCGACCCGGAGAACTGGACCGACGACCCGATGGTGCGCACCGTGCTCGTGCCCCTGCCCGGCAGCGACCAGGCGAACCTGAGCGTGGACTCCGCTTGGTTCGAGACGCCCGTGCGCCGCACCGGCCAGCCCGAAGCGCTTCATGTGCGCATCCGCAACTACGGCGAGCGTGCGCTGGTGGATGTGCCCCTGCGGCTGTCCGTGAATGGCAAGCAACGGGCTTTGGCCTCCTTTGCCGTGGAAGCCGACACCCATGTGGATACCGTGCTGCGCTTCACCTCCGACCAGGCCGGGCCGCAGTGGGGCACGGTGTCCATCAGCGATCAGCCGGTGACCTTCGACGATGAACTCTTCCTCGCATGGACCGTGGCTCCGGCCATCAACGTACTCCTCATCGGCGGTGCGGATGCCGTTAGCGACGAGGCTATCACAAGCGTGTTCTCGGCCGACAGCGCTTTCAGGCTGACTTCCGCCGCCCTGCACGATGTGCGCCCAGAGCAAGTGAAAACTGCAGACCTCATTCTCGTGAACGCGCTGACGGAGGCGCCTAGTGGCGTGGCCCAAGTGGTGGCCGACCGCGTGCGGCAAGGCGCCAGTTTGGCCCTCTTCCCGAATGCCGAGGACGGCAGCCTGCTCAACAATCTGCTCGCACCGCTCATGGCGGGCAGCTTCGGCGCTCGCGACACGGCCAGCGTGAAGGTGGATGCCATCGATCTGCGCCAGCCGTTCTACCGCGATGTGTTCAGCGACATCCCCGCCAACGTGGACCTTCCCGTGGTTCGCACGCGCTACCGCCTGAGCACGCCCGCCGGTTCTGATGCCTTGCTCCGCTTGCAGGACGGTAAGCCCTTCCTGGTGATGGTCACTTCGGGTCGCGGGTCGGTTTACTTGGGCGCTGCACCCTTGGCCGAAAGCGGTGGCACGTTCACCCGCCATGCGCTGTTCGTTACCAGCCTGCTGCGCATGGCCGAACTGAGCCGGCCCATGGGCGGCCTCTACCACACGATAGGTCGCGATGGTGAAGCGGTGTTGGACATCGTTCCGCAGGGCGATGTCGTGCCGCACCTCATCGGCCCCGATGGTGTGGACCGCGTGCCAGCGTTGCGCCGCGCGGGCATTTCCCCTGCCCTGCTGCTCGACAATGAGGACCTGCCTACCGGCTCGCACACCGTGGTGCTCGGCACCGACACCGTGCAGCGTATCGCGCTGAACGCATCGCGCGGCGAGAGCGACCTCGGCGCTTGGACCATCGATGAACTGAAGTCGGTGCTGCAACAGCGCGGCCTCACCACCTTCGAAGTGCTCGACGCCGAAGGCGAAGGCCTTTCTGTAAGTTTGACCGCGCTGGACCACGGCACCAAGTATTGGACCTGGTTCGTGGTACTGGCGCTCATTTTCCTGATCCTTGAAGTCGCATTGCTCCGGCTGCTGAAATGA
- a CDS encoding T9SS type A sorting domain-containing protein, whose amino-acid sequence MKAPVLLLSSTLLFCSATAQTICAPAGNVVIYSNYDGGDLNIVVDQNIPDLRIGVVSYEFSRVNISGPFAGNVTAVWYAGYNSDNDNCNTGAGVLTTTINGVPLGITDVQQFPPSTWANAFGYSSIICNYTCDVNSNQGGCNTADQIAHYFLSNWGGVLRYQLTQYQCWQSPYLVSDGGNCCADPLSTGVAANDREPSPIAFPNPATTTVNLGTAGQVEVMDATGRAVSMATDARGVLNVAGIAPGAYTYRMVAVGRVGRFVVER is encoded by the coding sequence ATGAAAGCACCCGTACTCCTTCTGTCTTCCACCTTGTTGTTCTGCAGCGCCACGGCCCAGACCATCTGCGCGCCAGCGGGTAACGTGGTCATCTACAGCAACTACGATGGAGGCGACCTCAACATCGTGGTGGACCAGAACATCCCCGACCTACGCATCGGTGTGGTGAGCTACGAGTTCAGCCGCGTCAACATCAGCGGGCCGTTCGCGGGCAACGTCACCGCCGTGTGGTACGCGGGTTACAACAGCGACAACGACAACTGCAACACCGGCGCGGGCGTGCTCACCACCACCATCAACGGCGTGCCGCTGGGCATCACCGACGTTCAGCAATTCCCGCCGAGCACCTGGGCCAACGCCTTCGGCTACAGCAGCATCATCTGCAACTACACCTGCGATGTGAACAGCAACCAGGGCGGCTGCAACACCGCCGACCAGATCGCCCACTACTTCCTAAGCAACTGGGGCGGTGTTTTGCGCTACCAACTCACGCAGTACCAGTGCTGGCAGAGCCCTTACCTCGTGAGCGACGGCGGCAACTGCTGCGCGGATCCGCTCAGCACGGGTGTTGCGGCAAATGATAGGGAGCCTTCTCCAATAGCCTTCCCGAACCCGGCCACCACCACCGTGAACCTCGGCACGGCCGGGCAAGTCGAGGTGATGGACGCCACTGGCCGCGCGGTGAGCATGGCGACCGATGCGCGGGGTGTGCTGAACGTGGCGGGCATTGCGCCGGGGGCTTACACCTACCGGATGGTGGCAGTAGGCAGGGTGGGGAGGTTTGTAGTGGAGAGGTAG
- a CDS encoding TIGR02757 family protein translates to MPSATAFGACASCHLRHLWINPSRPICAICEHLRPVDVKALLNEAYDRLANPAFIERDPVQVPRAFPKRADAEVIGFLTATIAWGQRTTIIANAWKLARLMDDAPHDFILNASATDLKRCDRFVHRTFNGGDLKTFTLGLRHLYHEHGGLEDAFLRNGGFTDAGAAIALFKQRFFEVKHQARTQKHVADPAKGSNAKRINMFLRWMVRPNDRGIDMGHWKRIPASALHVPLDVHTGRVARELGLLTRKQDDWKSVIELTEQLRKLDPSDPVKYDIALFGLGVEGATG, encoded by the coding sequence ATGCCTTCAGCGACGGCATTTGGGGCTTGTGCGTCATGCCATCTGCGTCATCTGTGGATAAACCCGAGCAGACCCATCTGCGCCATCTGTGAACACCTTCGCCCCGTGGATGTCAAAGCCCTCCTCAACGAAGCCTACGACCGCCTGGCCAACCCGGCCTTCATCGAGCGCGACCCGGTGCAGGTGCCGCGCGCCTTCCCCAAGCGGGCCGATGCCGAAGTGATCGGTTTCCTGACCGCCACCATCGCATGGGGGCAACGCACCACCATCATCGCCAACGCGTGGAAGCTGGCGCGCCTCATGGACGATGCACCGCACGACTTCATCCTGAACGCCTCAGCCACCGACCTAAAGCGCTGCGACCGCTTCGTGCACCGCACCTTCAACGGCGGCGACCTGAAGACCTTCACCCTGGGACTGCGCCACCTCTACCACGAGCACGGCGGCTTGGAGGATGCCTTCCTGCGCAACGGCGGGTTCACGGATGCCGGTGCGGCCATCGCGCTCTTCAAGCAGCGGTTCTTCGAAGTGAAGCACCAGGCGCGCACGCAGAAGCATGTGGCCGATCCCGCCAAGGGCAGCAACGCCAAGCGCATCAACATGTTCCTGCGCTGGATGGTGCGGCCCAACGACCGCGGCATCGACATGGGCCACTGGAAGCGCATCCCGGCCTCAGCCCTTCATGTGCCACTCGACGTGCACACCGGCCGCGTGGCGCGCGAGCTGGGCCTGCTCACCCGCAAACAGGACGACTGGAAAAGCGTGATCGAGCTGACGGAGCAACTCCGAAAGCTCGATCCGTCGGATCCCGTGAAGTACGATATCGCACTCTTCGGCCTTGGCGTGGAAGGCGCTACCGGGTAA
- a CDS encoding choice-of-anchor B family protein: MRLLSTLALSAVISTAVAQNYNLDSLGRLNYQALRNSNLSNLWGWADGTGNEYAIVGVNGRNNPFVAGGVSVVDVSDPANPQEVFFFPGPPSIWREIKTYGHYAYCTTEADWGLTIIDLSPLPGNNNLPAIVDSSFTWSTSHSLFIDESIGRLYINGHSDGNGGVKMYDLTADPMAPVYIGEFDQWYVHDCYAHGDTLYNAHIYDGFMSIVDVSDPQNPVLLGTQNTPSNFTHNLWTDDTRDFIFTTDEVDDAWIGSYDISDPQNISEVDRAKSNPGSEAIPHNTYWLHDNLVTSYYTNGVTIHDVSDATNVIEVGHFDTSHNFGGGGFNGCWGVFPFLPSGRILASDIEEGLYILGPTYTQPCRLEGTVTDQQTTAPINAVQVQVSVINVTDNTALDGTYATGHYQGGTYDVTFSALGYLPLTVPGVQFVAGQTTLLDAQLIPLVAFAQGGTVLEEGTNAPIVGADVMLSGDDFTYTATTDGSGNFSVPAMFAGNYVVTAGHWGHVTVCLPVQQIDQNTGGLTITLPVGWYDDFTFDFGWTEDGDAGTGAWERGEPVGTTSQGDAVNPEEDVNDDCTDQAMVTGNGGGQAGNDDVDDGTTVLTSPVFDLSSYMNPAVRYSRWFYNGGGQGAPNDEIIVELSNGLDTVMIDLVDDSSPGMGTWVAVGWGNWAALAPTSTMQLIVTIADEAPGHLLEGGLDHFHVQEMSGDGIDEPDALSFEVYPNPTTGLFAIATAAGGSKQLYVLDAQGRVVATYTFTMQLSTVHELAAGVYSLRLTNSEGRTGVRRLVVR; the protein is encoded by the coding sequence ATGCGTCTTCTTTCCACGCTCGCGCTCAGCGCTGTCATCTCCACGGCCGTTGCCCAGAACTACAACCTCGACTCGCTGGGCCGGCTGAACTACCAGGCGCTGCGCAACAGCAACCTGAGCAACCTGTGGGGCTGGGCCGATGGCACTGGCAACGAGTACGCCATCGTGGGCGTGAACGGGCGCAACAACCCCTTCGTGGCGGGCGGTGTGAGCGTGGTGGACGTGAGCGATCCGGCCAACCCGCAGGAAGTGTTCTTCTTCCCGGGGCCACCGAGCATCTGGCGCGAGATCAAAACCTACGGCCACTACGCCTACTGCACCACCGAAGCGGATTGGGGCCTCACCATCATCGACCTCAGCCCGTTGCCCGGGAACAACAACCTGCCCGCCATTGTGGACAGCTCCTTCACGTGGAGCACCTCCCACTCACTGTTCATTGACGAAAGCATCGGCCGCCTGTACATCAACGGGCACAGCGACGGCAACGGTGGTGTGAAGATGTACGACCTCACAGCGGATCCGATGGCGCCGGTGTACATCGGGGAGTTCGATCAGTGGTACGTGCACGATTGTTACGCCCATGGCGATACGCTCTACAACGCGCACATCTACGACGGCTTCATGAGCATCGTGGACGTGAGCGATCCGCAGAACCCGGTGCTGCTGGGCACGCAGAACACGCCCAGCAACTTCACCCACAACCTGTGGACCGATGATACGCGCGATTTCATCTTCACCACGGACGAGGTGGACGATGCATGGATCGGCAGCTATGATATCAGCGACCCGCAGAACATCAGCGAAGTGGACCGTGCGAAGAGCAACCCAGGCAGTGAGGCTATACCGCACAACACATACTGGCTGCACGACAACCTGGTGACGAGCTACTACACCAACGGTGTGACCATCCATGATGTGAGCGACGCGACCAACGTGATCGAGGTGGGCCACTTCGACACGTCGCACAACTTCGGTGGGGGCGGGTTCAACGGATGTTGGGGGGTGTTCCCCTTCCTGCCCAGCGGCCGTATCTTGGCGAGCGACATTGAGGAGGGCCTGTACATCCTTGGCCCCACCTACACACAGCCATGCCGGTTGGAGGGCACTGTTACGGACCAGCAGACCACTGCGCCGATCAACGCCGTGCAAGTGCAGGTGAGCGTGATCAACGTAACGGACAACACCGCACTGGACGGCACGTACGCCACGGGGCACTATCAGGGAGGCACGTACGATGTGACGTTCTCAGCCCTGGGCTATCTGCCGCTCACGGTACCAGGTGTGCAGTTCGTTGCGGGCCAAACCACTTTGCTCGATGCGCAATTGATCCCGCTTGTGGCGTTCGCCCAAGGAGGAACGGTTCTGGAGGAAGGCACGAACGCTCCCATCGTGGGGGCCGATGTGATGCTGTCGGGGGATGACTTTACGTACACCGCAACGACGGACGGCAGCGGCAACTTCAGTGTGCCTGCCATGTTCGCGGGGAACTATGTGGTTACGGCAGGGCATTGGGGCCATGTGACGGTTTGCCTGCCCGTGCAACAGATCGACCAGAACACCGGTGGGTTGACCATCACATTGCCGGTTGGTTGGTACGATGACTTCACCTTCGATTTCGGTTGGACCGAGGACGGCGATGCCGGGACCGGTGCATGGGAGCGGGGCGAGCCCGTGGGCACCACCTCGCAGGGCGATGCGGTGAACCCGGAGGAAGACGTGAACGACGACTGCACCGACCAGGCCATGGTGACCGGCAACGGTGGTGGCCAAGCCGGGAACGATGACGTGGACGATGGGACCACCGTGCTCACGAGCCCGGTGTTCGACCTGAGCAGCTACATGAACCCGGCCGTGCGTTACTCACGCTGGTTCTACAACGGCGGTGGTCAGGGCGCGCCGAACGACGAGATTATCGTGGAACTGAGCAACGGTCTCGACACGGTGATGATCGACCTTGTGGACGACAGCAGCCCCGGTATGGGAACCTGGGTAGCTGTTGGTTGGGGCAATTGGGCAGCCTTGGCACCGACTTCCACGATGCAACTGATCGTGACCATCGCCGACGAAGCGCCCGGCCATCTTCTGGAAGGTGGGCTGGACCACTTCCACGTGCAGGAGATGAGCGGCGATGGTATTGACGAACCGGACGCTCTTTCCTTCGAGGTGTATCCGAACCCGACCACGGGTCTGTTCGCCATTGCCACCGCAGCCGGTGGCAGCAAGCAATTGTACGTTTTGGATGCACAGGGGCGAGTGGTGGCCACGTACACGTTCACCATGCAATTGAGCACCGTTCACGAACTGGCTGCAGGCGTGTACTCGCTGCGCCTCACGAACAGCGAAGGACGCACGGGCGTGCGCCGTCTGGTGGTGCGCTAA
- a CDS encoding tetratricopeptide repeat protein, which yields MKQIAVTLSSVALLCACGGDKPADASTGDTSGKAAMMQARIDSMRHEMEDDTIYNARGAQELLDVYKAYAQAFPQDSLAPEYLFRAAGLALPLGRADESVVLYDRVIKDYPQWPKLVDTYYLKAMTVEELGKKADAKLAYEEVIKRYPDHQFAKDAAQMIDNMQYTPEELIEKWRMQNELEAKGRPADPAAQAAANKAEVEAKERAKGVR from the coding sequence ATGAAACAGATCGCAGTCACCCTTTCTTCCGTTGCCCTGCTCTGCGCTTGCGGCGGCGACAAACCCGCCGACGCTTCCACCGGTGATACCTCCGGCAAAGCCGCGATGATGCAAGCCCGCATCGATAGCATGCGCCATGAGATGGAGGACGACACCATCTACAACGCGCGCGGGGCTCAGGAACTGCTCGACGTGTACAAGGCCTACGCCCAAGCCTTCCCGCAGGACAGCCTGGCGCCGGAGTACTTGTTCCGGGCCGCTGGTCTAGCCCTGCCCCTCGGCCGCGCCGACGAAAGCGTGGTGCTCTACGACCGCGTCATCAAGGACTACCCGCAATGGCCCAAGCTGGTAGACACGTACTACCTGAAGGCCATGACCGTGGAAGAACTCGGTAAGAAGGCCGATGCCAAGCTGGCGTATGAAGAGGTCATCAAACGCTACCCCGACCACCAGTTCGCGAAGGACGCTGCACAGATGATCGACAACATGCAGTATACGCCCGAAGAGCTGATCGAGAAGTGGCGCATGCAGAACGAGCTCGAAGCGAAGGGAAGGCCTGCTGATCCCGCTGCCCAAGCCGCCGCCAACAAGGCTGAAGTGGAGGCTAAAGAGAGGGCGAAGGGAGTGCGCTGA
- a CDS encoding GIY-YIG nuclease family protein, whose product MRLRAYDYWAYIMTNPTKTVTYVGMTNNLPRRCAEHRAAADAGGGSFVGRYNVRHLVYFEYFGQVLEAIAREKQLKSLRREKKARFINAANPRWVFLDQMILTGEVDIGLPLKLQ is encoded by the coding sequence ATGCGCCTCCGAGCGTACGACTACTGGGCGTACATCATGACCAACCCCACCAAGACGGTCACCTACGTAGGTATGACGAACAACCTTCCTCGCCGCTGTGCCGAACACCGCGCAGCGGCCGATGCGGGAGGGGGCTCCTTCGTTGGACGTTACAACGTGCGCCACCTCGTGTACTTCGAGTACTTCGGCCAAGTGCTGGAAGCCATCGCACGAGAAAAGCAGCTCAAAAGCCTGCGGCGCGAGAAGAAGGCGAGGTTCATCAACGCCGCCAACCCGCGTTGGGTCTTCCTGGACCAGATGATCCTGACCGGTGAAGTGGATATCGGCTTGCCGTTGAAGCTGCAGTAG